The Puntigrus tetrazona isolate hp1 chromosome 3, ASM1883169v1, whole genome shotgun sequence nucleotide sequence cttttattataacaaatgaGAAATAACGTACTGAACGAGtgaatttaaatgtagaaatataatATGGTCTCATAATAAACGTGGACAAGCTTTCCATAGCTTTATAGGAAACAGCAAactatattaaatgcattttagaaaatatctaAAAGCAGCTAAAATCAATGACGgtaagaaaaatgtttcagtgaatgttttatttatttaagcgtctcattaacaaatgttacagaaaaaaagggTTACAGTCAGTGTTCACTCATAAACATGATAAGCTCATGGATGCTCTCATCGACTATTAACTTAAcgataaattaaaatttcaccTCTGTTAAATACGTATAAAGGACTTTGTGCTGCCTTGACAGTGACAATTCACAGTGGGCctttgcttattaaaaaaaaaattatatagaaaGACAATGATAACGTGCCTATTACTCATCTATAAAAACGCTTGCAATCATCAACTCTTAGAAATAGGGTTAAGGAAGCACTATAGTACAAAAAAGGTAGCTTTCTTACCCACCCAGTTCCTTTTAAAAACACTCCTGGATCTCACTTTTAAAAGAAGCACAGCTGAAACTTTAAGGAGGTGAAGTTAAATCTCTTGGAGTAGAAATGAAAGCATAGGTCCTCTACACAGAGCTTCGGAGGCTCCAAACTGAACTCCAGGAGACAACTGAATTGGAAAAGGTTGGCTAAAGTGGCAAGTTGCTTTGAAGAGGCCCAAAAGGTCCACAACATTACGGCAAAGCCCACAAAAAGCAATAGTCTTGCAATTTAAAAACCGCCATGCAATTAGGCAGACAGCTCACGCTTGAAATGATTGCTACGGTAAAACATGTTCAAACTGTTCAGACATCTCCAATCCAGTTGTCTTTTAAAGATCAGATTTACTCCTTAACCAGCCGCTTTCTCTTGATTGGACAGAGCGTTTCTATGGGTGCAATAGCAGCCAATCGAATGGCATGCACATTCATGTAGAAGAGTGTACATTAGCATGTGTGGAAGTAGTAGATAGACTGTTTCTCTGATGACTACgaacgcgtgtgtgtgtctcacatGGCTTTCACTTTGATCTGCTTCATTTTCATCTGCTTCTTCTCCATCTTCTTCTGCTCGCGGCGCTGAGCGGCTTCCTGAACGAAAGAGCGAGGAGAAAATGACGCATCGATGCAGATAAAGAGAAAAGAACTGAGTTTTGATTACACACTACAAACACGCACCTCCAAGCGGCGCTGTCTATCAGGATCCTCCTCGTTCATGATCCTCTCCTTCTccgctctctttttctcttcgcGGCGCGTCTGGGCGGCCTCCTGTCGCTGAGCGTGAGTCTGCTTCAGGAAGTTCTCCTCCACACGAGCACGGTTTCTGTCTGCTTTCTGCTTCCCCTGAACAGCCATATGAAGCAAGCAGTTAACCTTCTGTTATTAAATCAACATGTTGCCGATCACATCGTGCTCGTGCACTCACCTCTCTGTTCAGACGAAGCTTCTTGACCTTGTCAACGCTGTAGATCACCATGTTCATCAGAGGCAGCAGACTGTCCATATCTTTGGGAGATGTGTTACCCATCCCAGGCACTGTAAAGCACAGCATATTAATACAGTGACAGACCATGAATGAGAACTGCCTTTTGTGAATTATGAATCTCTCTCTCACCGTTAAATGTAAACAGCAGTGTTTTCTTGGTCTCGGGCAGCTTTAAGGGCTGACCTTCCCTGTAAATAGTTTAGAAACCATTACCATTTATTAAGTGTAAGCTCATCCAACATAGTGGAACAACAAGAAATAAGACTTACTCTTGCATAACTTTTGGACCAGAGAATTGGTCCGAAAAATGGATGGACTCAATCTTTTCAGCATGAGTGGTGAGGTAATGTACCATCTGAAAACATACAGTTAAAAacagtgctattttagtataatttatatactaCTAAAGTATCTactcatattttgaattagcttttatttatatattttaagttttcctTTAAGATTTGAGACATTTTGGTAACatgttattgtcatttttattttagtaaatatttctaaattatttttttttaactttagtaaaaattttatttcagttagttgccaaatcaacatttatttttcatttagatcttttttttttttttattttacttacaccaacaaaatgttttaatcattttagtgcCAATATTAGTTTCGTTGTAGTCCCCCAGCCCACAGTCTCAAGACACACTCAATCGTCTGGGAGACTGGGATGTTCTGCTCTTACCTTGCTGTCCATCACTCCATCCGTGACCTCTCCCATCTCTGATAAAATGGACAGAGATTCAGGGATGCCATATTTTGTCCCTGATTTGGGCTTATCACCACAGAACTCACTCTGTGGAGAGAACCAGAAACAATCAAAGTTAATGTGACCAGTTCCTGATGACAATACTAAACAAAGGCCCTGGTATATCTATTGCCTCACAGactgcacacaaaaacatacagcacaagTTGGGCAGTTCaatttgcaaacaaataaattgtaTGTTTAATGAACTGCACAAAAAAACCTCAAAGAGTTATTGGTTTTAATCAGTCTGACAAATCCTTCACTAAATTAACTCGCTGAACCCTTCAGAGTGGTTAGTGAACACATCACTCACTAACCACAAGCCATTACTTTCAGCCAAGCCTAGCTCAGAGAAAtgacgtgtgtgtatttattgtttgcCAATTACTATTATTCACTAGTTGTTCATATGacaatgtgtaattaaaaacatttgctataagaaaaaataaacaaacattaatcCAGCACACAGAAAATAATCTGAAAAGCTTCAAACATTCATAAGtaatttttccctttttttaaaaagtgtctttTGCGTGTTAAAGATAAATGAttagccattactccagtcctaGAAATTATTCTATTATGCTAATTTGCAGTTCAAGTCTTGGTGTCATGACTtttgaaatacaaatttttttgttaaacagtgatgtgtttttcttcctcACAATTCTTTCATAAACAAAGTTCAAtcctatttaaaacaaatccctGCAACATCGTAAATGTTTTACCGTTACTTCTGACGGATTTAACGCATTTTGCAGAGTAAAATGTTCACtaaaacaaatcttactgactCCAAACATATGAACAGCAGTCTaaataatattctattttaCATAAGACATGTAACTCATTAATGACTAACCAGGTCCTGCATCTCTTTCTGCAGGCGCGCCATGGCCTTCCGACTCCCCAGGGCAAACACAAACGTGTCCATGTCCTCATCATTCAGAGTTACTTTAACTTGCTGTGGATAAGAAAAAGTGAGACTAAGAGGAACATCCTTTAGAGCAACCTTTTGACACACTACTTGTAATCAGTCTATGCTAATACATCAGAGAACGTGTGTGCGCACCTACCACTTGATCACAGGCTGGTCTCATCATCCTGGCCAACACATTCAGCAGGTCCTGTCTTTTCAAAAACTGCAATTGAACAAAAACGACACTATAGTGAATGCACAGATATCGATCAAATACTATCTTTCTCTGATTCACACGAACATGCTACCTTGAGCTGAATCAACATGCCCTCACAGCAGACACGTCCTGAGCACCAAAGGTTGTAGATATGCTCATTCTCCTGGTTCAGTTTCCCAGTACTGTTGGCTTCCTTACTGGTACCATCATCCCCTAAAAATGAAGACATGTTTGAGGGTTTAAAACAGGGGCGGagaaaacagcataaaaataagaaacaaagtGGAGAAAGAGGCACGCTTACCCACGAGGGCAAAGTTACTCTCGAGAAGTTCTCTGTGGGAATTAAACCAGGCCTGGGCAAGTCTGCTGTTCTTGTTTTTGCCGATTATGTAGTTCATAATATAGGCGAGAAGACCCGTGACCATCAGGATCTCCATGTAATAACTCTCCCAGCTGTTCTGAAGGTGTGCTGGGACCTGTTACGTATATACGAACGCCATTTAAGAAAGATACTCAAGTGACTGTAAAGACCAAATAATTATGTCATTAAACTGTACCTCTCTGTATATAAGAGTGTCTTTGAATGAAGGGTTGGTCTTTTCATAGCCCTCAAACTCTTCGTGGTCATACTTGCTGTACATGTCTTGATCCTGTGACAttgatcaaatcaaattaagATTGACAATGATTTAGGATTAACAGAAACAGGAGGGCTTTCACGTGGGCTTTACCTGTGCATCAGCATCTTCAAACTCGTCCTGGTTGTCCTCGTTCTCCACTGTGGCCTCGTCTTCGTCGTCCTCTATGGGTGTGGAAGAGGGGGCTGCTCGTGGGGGCGGCTCTTTCTCCGCATCGACTGCTGGGTCCTCGCTGACATCCTCGAACTCAGCGAAGTCGTTGTCATCAAACTCAGCGATGTCCTCACCGTCATCAAAGTCGTCGTTGTAGCGCCCCCTAGTGTCCGGGAgggccagcagcagcagcagggctGGGAGAAGGAAGACCAGGTGCCTCATGGCTTCACCTGAACAAACAACGACAAAGACAAATTAActgaaattgtttttaaaaaatagacaACAAATAGTTTGATAAAAGAATCATTTCACTATAGGTCAAAAGTTTAGGGtaggtaagatttttttttccactgcattttgtacacacacacagaatcatTACTCTAGACTTcagcatgatccttcagaaataatttgatgatttaagaacttattattattattattatcaatgtcaAATACAGTTCtacagcttaatatttttgtggaaactgtaaaactttttttgcaggATGCGTTGATGAACAAAGTTCATAAgagaagcatttatttgaaataaaaattcctttaaaattaCAAGCTCCTAGCTGTACGAACTTTATTTCTTATACTGATCTCAAATGTCTGAACAGTCTTATTTGTTGGTATACGGACTCACATAAATGTCAATGGTGTAAGCGAACAACACAGAGTAAATATTTGACAATAGCATGACTAATGATTAAATAAGTGATAAGCAGCCCTATGTAATATTTGGTGTATAATCAAAAACATTCCACAGTGATGCCTATAGTACTTTACGCTATGATCAGCTGtagtacaaacaaacaagactcgATTGTTTGGTATTCTTCTCATATAATACCAAGAAAACTAATGTTTAGACTGTAAACATGTGCAGTAACTGTCATATCTATTTAGGTtcaattttaaagaaacaaacttttaAAGCCAAGTAAAGAATTTTCACATACTTTAATTGTGGTTATTTTTAACTTCTTTTGGTACTGCATGTGTGGCATGAGTACCTGACAATAGGTACGGTTTATTGATCGgtatataaatgcatgataaaaaaaaaaaaaaaaaagtgcagtaaGCACAATTATAGAAGCTAGCAGTGGTTCAGTTTCAAAAGTTGAAAAGCAACaggagaaaggagaaaaaagaaaagaaaagaaagaggaagtCAGTCACACTTTTCAGAGTCCTACAATGAGAGCCTAAGGCCTTCATATGTTCACTGAAATGAGTGTCTTCTAATTGGCTGAACGTCTTTACATGGCACGGTCGGGGTGACCATAAACTAAGatgattagtttttttctcatttcaaaGTGTGAGAAAATCCACTTATGcttaaatatgcacaaatacgataaaatattacaattaaaacatctaattttACTAGGCACAATGCATTCTATTCCACTTTTCATGCTCAtgagttaaatgaaaaaaaaaaatctaaggacaaatatgcacataaaatcagttttaattaatgggttaaaacagacatttttaaaggggatttgccatttttttggaaaatgacaTTTCATCGTGATCCATGCGTGTTAAATATCAACTATCTAGCTAGTTAATTAcagttgtattttataaaattaagtcACATCTGAGGGAATATCAATATAAacctaaaatacaaaatactaataaaagaaataataaaactgaaatttattCTAAGGGCTTTTGGGGCCCCGCGTTTGAATTACGAGGCTCTCCCCAGTTCATTTCTGTCTCTGCATCTTATGCAATATAATACACAGTATATTAAGCACCTAATCCAATGTGCGTAAATCCTGACAGGACAGTGAGAGAAGCAGATGGCTCATACTTACTAATTACACGCAGCATGTAATGTCAGATAACAGTCATAATCCGGTGCCAAATTATTCTCCACCTGTTACACGGCTTGAAACAAAATAACTAATCGAAACAGCAAACCGTGAAGTCAGAGGGGACGTGACTGTTAAATTATAACCAAGTTTAACCTGTAATTTCAGAAAGAGTCGTCGCGCCAATGCCTCGCTGAACTAAAACTTTATTGCTCCACAACTGTAGAAAGTACCACACAGATTCCCCGTGTGTGTCGTGTCAGGCAAATCAAACAAATCTGAAGTTTGACTGAGAAAAGATATCCAGTACAGCCAACCCCATCCCCCATGAGTCCTGTTGCACTCGCACTGAAGCTAGCTGGCTAGCTCGCTAACTGCGGCCACTACACGAACCGCACGCGACATTTCAGCGCCACTCTCACGGCGTCGCTCATTTAACCTCACAGGTTTAATACAAAAAGTTGACAATTATGTGAAAATCACGCAGACGTACCTGTGAATATCGGCGTTTCCTTTCAGTGTGTGACAGCAGCTGTACCCCTCACAGGAGACTCGAGGGTCATCTGACCTACTCTACCCACAATGCTGTGCGAACCCTGACAACAAGGATAAGAAAAGATCTGGGCGTTTATGGTGCGCCGATAAATGATTAACCCTTTATTATTAAACCGCGGCCGAAGTAGCCTACTGTTATTACTTAAGTATGCACGGGAGGCATATTTAGATATTGTAGTTAGCTAACtgtataaaaaacaataaatataaattttatatgtCAACcccaatataattatttatgtgtaaaatatcTTTGGTACAAttaatttgttgtatttaaattataatatataacacgttattatttctattgttatttgttattgttttaatactatgttttaaacattatatatatatatatatatatatatatatatatatatatatatatatatatatatatatatatatatatatatatatatatatatattctggtTAAACTGTCattccaaaaatattatattatattttcttataattaGTAGTTGTTTGGCATAGGTCTTCAGGATTCTTGTGTCTGTTAtcgctaatgtttttttttttttatctatatctTGAGCCACAATTGACATCTATTGTACAGTTTGTTGCTTTTCAAGGCTAAACGGAATTGCTGAAAAATTGAGGAGCTCTGCCCAAAATGATGCGAAAGTAAAATGATCAAGTAGCaacataaatctataaataaccTCAGCGCTCAGCCCCCATTTTCTACcgatgacttttattttgaaacgcaCACATCCTCCTCAGACCCCAAATGCGCCGTTGAGCGGTCGGGCCTATTTAGGGCTTTCTAAAGTTAGAATTAAAACCGTTGGGACTAAGCAAAAACATGGGCCTTTAGCTACACGCAGTCTTGATTGTTAGATGGTGATCCGTGTGCTTCGCTAAGCAGGTTTTGCGTCGTCGCAGAGCGCAGCTCGTCGTTTTCGCGGCCGTTGCGGAGGAGATTGTTATGACATTCTCTTTGTCTCGCGCTGCATAAACCCACGATCGGCTTTCTCGCTGAAAGAGCATTTTCATCCATCGCTGCAAATCTAGGTATTGTTAACGACCCGATTCTAACTGATTCTCGTCGGTCCGATCGAGGGATTGAAACATGTCGTTGCACGGTAAACGAAAAGAGATCTACAAATACGAGGCGCCATGGACCGTCTATGCCATGAACTGGAGCGTCAGACCAGACAAGCGCTTTCGCCTGGCGCTCGGCAGCTTCGTCGAGGAATATAACAACAAGGTAAACAGCTGCTCGACACCAGGACACCCGGGATAGCTGTGTGTTGTGTATCTTCTTTGTGTTGCTGTTAAATAAAGCAGCgtgtttgaaaatgtatagTAACGTGACAGATGCTGCTGAACGAGATCCGATAGTGTTCAGTAACAGGGTGTTGTTTATAGATGTCACCCACAGAGTTTGAAACGCTCTCAGATAAATAGCGTGTTGCTTGACGTCTTGTTTGTGGATAAAAGTTTGACAACTGTCGGAAGTCTACATCTTAACGGATGCAGTATATGGAGATTGTTGCATTAGCTGCTTGTTTGTAATGTTCAGGTCCAGCTGGTGGGTCTTGAGGAGGAGAGCTCAGAGTTTGTCTGCAG carries:
- the ccdc47 gene encoding PAT complex subunit CCDC47; translation: MRHLVFLLPALLLLLALPDTRGRYNDDFDDGEDIAEFDDNDFAEFEDVSEDPAVDAEKEPPPRAAPSSTPIEDDEDEATVENEDNQDEFEDADAQDQDMYSKYDHEEFEGYEKTNPSFKDTLIYREVPAHLQNSWESYYMEILMVTGLLAYIMNYIIGKNKNSRLAQAWFNSHRELLESNFALVGDDGTSKEANSTGKLNQENEHIYNLWCSGRVCCEGMLIQLKFLKRQDLLNVLARMMRPACDQVQVKVTLNDEDMDTFVFALGSRKAMARLQKEMQDLSEFCGDKPKSGTKYGIPESLSILSEMGEVTDGVMDSKMVHYLTTHAEKIESIHFSDQFSGPKVMQEEGQPLKLPETKKTLLFTFNVPGMGNTSPKDMDSLLPLMNMVIYSVDKVKKLRLNREGKQKADRNRARVEENFLKQTHAQRQEAAQTRREEKKRAEKERIMNEEDPDRQRRLEEAAQRREQKKMEKKQMKMKQIKVKAM